The stretch of DNA AAGGGATAACtctgaaaaaattaaaatgtatattcatATCAATATTGATGTTTCCAATAGGTTCAGGAACCACTTGTTCCAACGAGGCCCGTGTTTGAAATAGGACATGTATAGTTTGTCAAATGTTATCTGAGAAAACAGTTGGTGCTGTCATTATTAATTTTTCACCGAACAAAAACCACAAGCTGAGTCATTTCTCACAATGTGATGTGGCATCAATTTAGAATGAAACAATCAGTCAAGCACCAGAAAATTGATCGATATCTAAAATTacactattttgataatcaattatttGTAACCAAAAGTAATTTTCTAGcaaaaatgtcatttgaatGTTCTAAATCCTCAAATTTgtggattttctgcttttcttacTTTGTGGTAAATTAATTATCTATGTGGCCGGactaaaaatgttatttcaaaatgtcaactttaGGGAATTGTGATTTTATTGTGATTGTATGAAAGATTCATAATCAGCAGAtgaaacatccatcacagtccTACCAAAGTAACAGTGGAATATTTGACCTTTTACCTTTTTTCAGAGTGTTTTAACTACATTACAGGTGTCAAATCAAGCATACTTGTGCGGTGAGACACAGTCTAAGCCTGAACTGTTCCATTCCACCGTAAGCCTTTTCcatggaagacattttgacatgtcatagTCGGAACCAGCACCAGTTTTAGCTATTGTTATTGTTCACACTGGTGCACTGTCACAGCTCACTGGGACACCAGAATacaacagagccattgttaacaTCATCAGTAACACATGTGACTaatcatgtctgctgtgaaaacaaaaacaactattACACACTTTTATATTTTAGAAAGTCACACGACGCTTAGAGCACGTCTCAGAAACTCTGAAGAAATCATTCCTTTGTCTTTCAAAATATCACTTCtgggtggacacacacacacacacgtgtgagCATATGGGCTGGGTGACAAAGCTtagtcacagcagacatgttggtttgtcagagcaggaaaagcacaggtacAATGAGCTGATGATGACATGTTACATTAGGGCCGACCACTTTGTGGCCTCTAATATTGTGCACGCTGACTCAGTGGGACAATTCACTGACAGCTACTGAGCTGATCATTAACTGCACAACTGAAGCATGCATCTAATCTCCATGATAGAAGATGGCATCAGACAGTTGTGAGCGTGTCTCACCTGTGGTAGAGAGTGTGTAATAGTAGACCAAAGAGCCACTCTGGTTCAGGAGAAATGGCACAAGGTACTGCACAGCAACACAAGGAAGAAGGTGCAATCACAGGCAAATGTGAGTGACAGTACTCATTTTTACACTAACACATACTGATACAGAAGGGATGTCAGAGTTTACCTTGAGGTTTAGGAAAAGAAACTTGACCTCAGCCAGTAGCTGTGAGACTCTGCTGGCACTGGTCACATTTTCTATCCCCTCTGTGCCTCTCTTCAGGAGAGGGTTAGTGCAGCCCCACAGCACCGACACCAGTAGGAGGCTCAGCAGCTCCCCTACCACACGGgacagccacacacaaacaccctgtCACctcatacacaacacacacatgctgccacTACTGTCTGTTTGACGGTGAACAAGCTACGAGccgataaaaaaaaacatggcagacagtagagaacaacagcagctacagataCAGGTGGTAATTTTTAGCTAGCTTCCTTCCTTAGCATTAGCTCTAATGTTAGCTACGTTTGGGCTACTTCTCATATTCATGCCTCAGACGGAGCAGATACTTAGGAATATGTATTCGACatcaaaacacaaagtgaatcCTTAAAATCTTGGCAAGAGAGAGGATAAATTAGCTTGTAAGCCCCTCACCTACTGTCACCATCGTCATGTAAACAGTCACTGTGAAGTCGCGTTCAAGACTGTTCTTCAGCGCGCTTAGTGAACATTCAAACATCCAAATGACCGGATTAATAAACAGTTTCAGGCCTGTTTACTCGTTAGGGTTATCTGAGGgctgaaaatgaattaaagctACATGATTGCACGGAGCGGTTTTGGAAGACGGTCTCGTTCGTAAACTGCAAACATTTAGCAGCATTTTTTGTAATCTTGAATGCAGCTtcgtgatttttctttttaatgttttgataCTAAAGGACACCAGCAGAGGGCGCAGTGAGTTGTTCAACAATAACTCAAATTTGTATACCGTAATTTATTTAACATTCTCtctttagtttgtgtttttttattcctgATATACATCCCCTGCAGTCCAGTCACTGTGCAACTTTTTTGTGCAGTAtctttatgcattttttatattcttaatCCGTCACACCATGTGTGCACATCTTATACAATCATCATGGTCATATCTGTACATATGTGTAGCTTATTTTTTCTTCAactttataattatattattgtcATTTATGACTCAGTTATTCTTTCCTCTATTTTTTGACTCTTCAGCTGCTGAATTTCCTCAGTGTGAGGTTTCATACAATTTTGTACTTCATTTTGCACAAATGATTTCTCATTTTAACAAACAGTTTCAGCCACAGTaagaaatattacattttattgtcGTCTCATTTCATTCAAAGAACCacaaacaatacaaatacattgaGCAACAAGAATAAAGTGCAAAATCCTTCAGCGGCAAACTAGAAAGGATTCACATCAGCGTGTTAGGCTGACATCCAGATGCCCCACAAAATATCTGTGTGGTATCTTGGTTATACAAggtgaaaattaaaaaaaatacactgacTTTTTATAGATTTCTTATACAAAAACTAATCTGAGAGAATCTGTGGCAAAGACAGTATAATTCAAGGTTAAGTAAGGAATATTTAATCTGCAGTATCGACATACTTCCTTCAAACATACAAGTATCCATTACACACTGAGTAAGCTTCTCCCAtcctgtctttgtcttctctgACGTTTATACTGATTCTACATTAACTCATGAACCTATGTGGTCCCCTTTAATACAGAAATGTACACACTTAAGAGCAACGCTGTCAAGCCATTATAGTCTTTACTATGTATTTTCTTCATTGTATTACAAGTGATGGAAAATCTGCAAACAGCAAGAAAATGATCTATTATCTATACTATGAAACACTGAGTGTAGCCAAAAAAACAATTCTCCTCACTAAAGTCTCGGTTTCCCATCAAATCCTTCATGCAATCCATTTCGGTGGCATTTTGTTCATGACGCATATTTTTTGCTCCCCAAAGGGACGTCTGTTGTCCATGTAGTCACCAGCATTGGCTCAGTTGGTGGAGATTGACAGTGACAAAACTAACATCACAGATTGAGTTTCCACAGGATTCAGTCAGGGCACAGTATGCGGTCATGGACGAAGAGGACACATCAGTCAGTGCCTGCCGGGAGACTAAACACAGTCTTCTTGTTATGTGTTTTCTAATAATGGAGAATCATGTATGGTGACCGTGGTGGATCCACTGGTGGTGCTGAACTGCTCTATGTGGTTTCCCTCCACGCTGTTCAGCTCCACTCTGGGCAGCTGGAAGCCGTTCTCTGAGGCCGAGTTGGAAATGGTGATGCTGCCCGACACAGAGTTGACTCCCATGGTACTCAGCGGCATGCTGCTCTGAACTGTGGACTGTGACATCTTGGGACGAGGTTTGGAGCCACCGCCAACTCCCAGGACTCTGGATACATGTGTCCGCCTGGCAACAATTAAaccatggtgttaaaaaaaaatgtagtgaGCTGTAATTCAGCAAACTGACATGTTTCTCCATATGGAGTCACATAGAAATATGTCattgtattgtttgtttgtttgtttgggacAATGCACATTAACTGACATCATGTAACGTCATGTAAATGTGCCAGATTTAGCCAAACAGACTAATTACCAGTCCCTGATAGGTTGATggtatatatattaaatattaaaagaaaacatacaagCAAGAGCAGATAAGAACATCGAAAAGCACATGAGCATGGACAAaggcacataaacacaaaccatGGGAAACTTTATACACAAGTAACATATCTGCACATTTCAATAAGTTTTCccagttttaaaaaatcatatttacaGCAATGACAAAATGATTTTGAGTTGTTTTCAGAGCCTGTTTATAGATTGGTTCTGCTGATTGTTATGTGCCCGTGTCCAACAGATAAGACAGTAGTTCATGCGTGAAAGAATAATTGCATTGATGTACAACTTTGAGGCCTCTGTAGTGAAATTGTCCCTAATGTATCTATAATTTACCAAATTGAATTTGATTCCCTCTAGCCTTTCAGTGTTTGATAGTTGGCATATTACTTCAACCACCAAACGTACTGGGTACAGCTGTCATCAAACAGAAAGGACAACGAATATAAATGAGACAGTGAACTAGAGAAGCCACACTTTGTGACTAAATCCCAAATTGTTTTGGCTGTTGTCCTCCTAAAATTTAAGCAATCTACATTCTGACTTCAGTACTTAACCaaactgatttttgttttattgcaataactttaagaaaaaaatataattttgtttgGAAGGCATATGTTTTTAATTCCCTCTTCTATGCCGTTCATTATTTTATGGTATGATCCCTTGGGGGGGTCCCCACCCTCAGGTTGGCAGTGGCAGAATATTACAAAGTACTTTATCTAAATACTGTaattattgtttctgttttatacTATGTCATACTCTACTTCAGAGAGAAATCTTGAAAATTACAACATCAGAAGGGTCACACATGTCCATCGAGTGCATGTGAACTGTGACAGGGGCTGCAGGTAGGCATTGCCTGGCTTCAAACAatcaaataaaagtttaaaagtttCTCAACCTTAAGAATATGTTAACATCTAggattgtttcatttatatCATTTGACAGACGGAGCCTGATTAAGAGGTTAAAAGTAGCAGCAGGAGCCAAATAGTCCTTGAAGTGGATAAAAATAGtctgattgtttgtttgtttgacgGCTCCAGACATTCTCTGTGCAGGAATTGTCCTGCCACACAGGAATGAGGCCCTACCTGTTGTACGTCTTCAGGATGATGAGCAGAATGGCGAGAACAATGATGATACCAATGACGATGACAGCGATCATAGCCCCAGAacctgagagacacagaggggggagaaCAAATGATTAGCATgttaaaaggctgttttttttgtgttgtttctcctctcAAAAATTTGCATTTCTACTCCATGGTGCAATTTCCAAAAGTAGTGTGCAGTAACTTAGCAACAGTAAcagtcacagacaaacaaattgaCAAATATTTCCTACTGAATGCACAAGTGCCACTCCTGTATAAACCATTTGGATTGGACTGCATGATGGGATCGGTTCTTATTCATGTGGCATGGCTTATCGTGTAACTTTTTTGTTCACTTttatctttaatctttaattaaTCTTTACACTTTAAGCTGTAGGGGGCACTCAGATTTTATGGTGTCCACAACAAACATCTCATTCACATGGCTGTGTTTTGTCAACATTCAGTTAAAGAGGGAATGGAGGacgaaacacaaacacaaacacaatgcagACATGTGCCCCCCCACACAGTGTAGTGGAGACATACGTACTCTGGATGAGTATCTGCTCTCTGGACTTTGTAATGGGGGTCGTGTTTAAAGTTACTGTCGTGTTGTCCACAGGTGAGACAGTTGAAGCTTGCATCTTCAGCAATAacctgcacagaaaaacaaaaaaaatcacttcagtcaagtgaatattttctggtacCATGACTAATCAGCACTACATGAATGTAAGGAGAATATTTGTGATTGAACACCCTTGAGTTTGGTTTTTTATCAGCTGGCTTTAAGATCACACAGCATACTCACACGTCATTGTCATGTCTGGTAAAGCTTTACataaacatttgtattttttgaagTGTATCATCAGACAGCTTGATGTCACCCAGAACAAACATGGAGACAATGTTCAGAAATGTAGGGCAGGTATGTTACAGTGCTGCAGTTCTGCGCTACAGTTCTTGTTTTGGGGCATTCAACATGAATTCGCTGCATATTTCCCTCAAACTcctatgcatgcatgtgcacacacacacacacacacaccctctcaaACAATTAAGAATATATTCGTTAGCTACATGCTAGCATTTGCTGCCATGAACATTCATAAGGGCATCTAATGTGTATTAATGCGCTGCAGAAAATAGTCCTAAagaaatgaattatttatttccatttgaGTAACacttgctaaaaactacagtaccCACATGTTTTAGGAAATGACTGAGCcattttcagaaataaaattataaatctattactgttttttaaaatgtttacatcTTCAGGATGAACAGACTGAAATCGTGGAATGCTGCAGACTGTGCACAGAAGTTGTACAGCACTTAAAGACGGACTTTTCATgtgatttgttgacagtaagaaaaaaattgacaaaaaaaaaaaaaataagaccaGTCTTATTCTTTAAAGATTTCCTCCTCTAGATCCATGTGTGACCCTAATGACTCTACTAAGAACTTTTTTTCCCTAATCTTCAGTCTCTTAACAGAAAAATTGATGGTGCAATTAGGCAGCATATTCTCCTTAAAAATGTATCTTAGATTCAGTCATATTGTTCAAATTATGCCTATAACTGCATCGTGATGAGCATGTCGtgttataaaaatgtattgaggTGATTTATGTTCTCTCAGTCGTGACTCATTTAATTATGCAATATCAACATGGCATATTCTCAGATGTTATGTTGCTTCAGGCAGTCTATCAGGGGAGCTTCTTTACCTTTTATCCATCTTAACACAGTAATCTTGATCTAATCTACTGTGTTACAATTGTTAATGTGTCTTGCGGAGAACGTGGATACTGTTCAGGAAACAACCCTCGCACAGCTGTAGGTCAGGACTGTCCCTGGAACTGATACTTCCACTGGGTCGGGATACTGTGCGTCCGCATAccaagagagagatggaagcTTGTGCAAGCTTCACATGAAATAATGACACCTACAAtcacttttatttctgtgaaaaacaaacaataccCCATGATTCCATGTGGGTTTATTGCCGATACTGTACTAAACCACTGGGCCTTTGTTTTAGAAATGCCACTCATGCTTCAGTTTCCGCCTctaccacacacagagctaTACAGGCGTCATCAAGGGAGTTCCTCATCCTCTTTTCACGTAGTGCGACGTAAACCAAATAGTAGATAATGAGGTCAGGTTATTCAAGGATAACTCAAAGATTTGGTGATTAGAAAAGCTGCATGTGCCGTCAATGTAATCATATTCAATTACATCATCTGATTTGTCGTCCCTTAATACAAATGAAAGCTTTAATGACTAACCCTAACATCACCCAGCGTGTTAACATATCATTATTTTATGAAATTGTCAGGGAAGTGACAATCTTTACTTTTAATGTGGATGCCTCATTTTGGACCAAATCTTTTGAATTATAGGAGACACAAGAAGAAAAGATCATTGCATTTAAACACTGTTACAAGTAAGCCCTGACTTAGACTGACATTGCACGGTGTCTGTTCGGAGTCAAACATAGCAGCGTAATCAGAACAGGCGCCTAAAGCGGACTAAATTTGCATCAGCTATAAAAAGGTGGAAACCCTGGCACAAGGAAGAGCAgcccctgacacacacaaca from Pempheris klunzingeri isolate RE-2024b chromosome 13, fPemKlu1.hap1, whole genome shotgun sequence encodes:
- the tmem234 gene encoding transmembrane protein 234, which translates into the protein MTMVTVGELLSLLLVSVLWGCTNPLLKRGTEGIENVTSASRVSQLLAEVKFLFLNLKYLVPFLLNQSGSLVYYYTLSTTELSLAVPVANSLTFLCTLLTGKLLGEEFGGKQAVAGMFLTMAGITLCVISSIDDTDAGKQNTTQAVH
- the ncmap gene encoding noncompact myelin-associated protein → MQASTVSPVDNTTVTLNTTPITKSREQILIQSSGAMIAVIVIGIIIVLAILLIILKTYNRRTHVSRVLGVGGGSKPRPKMSQSTVQSSMPLSTMGVNSVSGSITISNSASENGFQLPRVELNSVEGNHIEQFSTTSGSTTVTIHDSPLLENT